Below is a window of Nocardia asteroides DNA.
GGGTTCGGCATCCGCGGCATCGAGGGCAAGCTCGGCGCCATCCGCTACGCCCGCCACCGGGGCATCCCGCTGCTGGGTCTGTGCCTGGGTCTGCAGTGCGTGGTCATCGAGGCGGCGCGCTCGGTGGGCATCGACGACGCCAACTCCGCGGAGTTCGAGCCCGACACGAAGAACCCGGTCATCTCGACCATGGCCGACCAGGAAGACGTCGTGGCCGGTGACGCCGATCTCGGCGGCACCATGCGCCTGGGCGCCTACCCGGCGACGCTGAAGAAGGGCTCGGTCGTCGCGCAGGCGTACGGCTCCGAGAACGTCTCCGAGCGGCACCGGCACCGCTACGAGGTGAACAACGCCTACCGCGACGCCATCGCCAAGAGCGGGCTCGTGTTCTCGGGCACCTCGCCCGACGGCCACCTGGTCGAGTTCGTGGAGTACCCGGCCTCGGTGCATCCGTTCTTCGTCGCCACCCAGGCGCATCCGGAGCTCAAGAGCCGTCCCACCCGGCCGCATCCGCTGTTCGCCGCGCTGATCAACGCGGCGCTGAAATACAAACTGGCCGAACGCCTTCCAGTAGACTTCCCGGAGGAAGAGCTCGCGGAGCAGGCCGCGGATCTCTGAGAGAGAGCAGCGACGTGAGCCAGCCCGGTAGTCACACCTTCGAGACGGTCGCCAGCCGGGTGCTCTACAGCGGCGCGATCGTGGCCCTGCGCCAGGACCAGGTCGCGATGCCGGACGGGCGGATCGCCGAGCGCGAGGTCGTCGAGCACCACGGCGCGGTCGCGGTGCTGGCGCTCGACGACGACGGCAATGTGGTGCTGATCCGCCAGTACCGGCATCCGATCGGTACCCGGCTGCTGGAACTGCCCGCCGGGCTGCTCGACATCGACGGCGAGGACCCGCTCACCGCGGCCAAGCGCGAGCTGGCCGAGGAGACGGGCTTGGCCGCCGCCGAGTGGGCGGTGCTGGTGGACGTGGCGCTGTCGCCGGGGTTCACCGACGAGGCGCTGCGGGTGTTCTTCGCGACCGGGCTCACGCCGACCGATCGGCCCGATCCCGAGCACGAGGAAGCCGATCTGGAGCTGGTGCGGATGCCGGTCGCCGAGGCGGTCCGGGCGGCGCTGGCCGGGGAGATCGTGAACGCGACCGCGGTCGCGGGCGTCCTCGCCTACGCCGCGGCGGTGGCGAGCGGGGTGGCGATGCGGCCCGCCGACGCGCCGTGGCCGGGTCAGCCGACCGCGTTCCTGCGGCGCAAGGCCGCCGAGGCCGCGGCACCGGACGCACCGGCGTGAGCGCGTTACCGACCTGCCCGGTCGACAGGGACTAGCCGGGTTCCGGGCGTGCTGGCGCGGGAGATCGACGCCTACCTCGACCACCTGACGGTCGAGCGCGGAGCCGCGCGCAACACGCTCGGCGCCTACCGGCGTGACCTGGCCCGCTACCGGAACTTCCTCGACGGCCGCGGCATCGCGAGTCTGGGCGCGGTCGCCCAGGGCGATGTCGCGGAGTTCACGATGGCATTGCGGGCAGGCGGCGAGGATCATCCGCCGCTGGCCGCGGGGTCGGTGGCCAGGGCCCTGATCGCAGTGCGTGGGTTACATCGCTTCGCCGCCGCCGAAGGCATCACCGACACCGATGTGGCGCACGCGGTGAAACCGCCCGCGCCGGGGCGGCGACTGCCCAAGGCGCTGCCCTACGACCAGGTGCTGCGGCTGCTGGAAGCGGCCGGCGGCGAGGGTGACGCGGGCGGGGCCGACGGCGGACCTCGCGGTCTGCGGGACCGGGCGCTGCTGGAACTGCTGTACTCCACCGGCGCGCGCATCTCCGAGATGGTCGGGCTCGACGTCGACGACATCGACGCCGAGCAGCGCTGTGTGGTGCTGCGCGGCAAGGGCGGCAAACAGCGGCTCGTCCCGATCGGGCGGCCCGCGCTCGCCGCCGTCGACGCCTACCTGGTGCGCGGTCGGCCGACGCTGGCCGCGAGCGGAAAGGGTTCGGCCGGTGCGCTGTTCCTCAACGCGCGCGGCGGCAGGCTGTCGCGGCAGAGCGCCTGGCAGGTGCTGCAGACCGCGGCCGAACGGGCCGGGATCGGAGCCGCGGTGTCACCGCACACCCTGCGGCACTCCTTCGCCACGCACCTGCTCGACGGCGGCGCCGACGTGCGCGTGGTGCAGGAACTGCTCGGCCACGCCTCGGTGACGACCACCCAGATCTACACCCTGGTGACGGTGAGCACGCTGCGCGAAGTATGGGCGACCGCGCATCCGCGAGCCAGGTGAACCGGCACCGCGCCGGAGCGCCCGGCGGGTATCGTGCGAACACGCCCGGCGTTGCCATGCTGTACCTCACCGGTCCGAGCGGTAGCGTCTACCCCACAGCTGGACCGTACGAAAGCGAGTCCGGGTCCGAAGCGGCCTCGCTACCCTCGACAGGGGTTACCGGTAGGAAACGTATAAGGAGCAGCGGATCGTGACGACAGCGGAAACACCGTGGGACGGTGGACCGGACGAGGTCGCCGAGGCCGTCGAGATGGGCCCGACCGGGCGCCCGCTGCGACTGGTACCCGAGCCGCCGCAGGTGCAGCGTCACGGTGACGCGCTCGTGGTGGCCATGTGCAACCAGAAGGGCGGGGTCGGCAAGACCACCTCGACCATCAATCTCGGTGCCGCGCTGGCCGAATACGGCCGCCGCGTGCTGCTCGTCGACCTCGATCCGCAGGGCGCGCTCTCGGCCGGTCTCGGAGTGGCCCACCACGACCTCGACCTCACCGTGCACAACCTGCTGATCGGCGGCAAGGCCACCGTCGACGACGTGCTGCAGACCACCAAGGTCGAGGGCATGGACCTGCTGCCCAGCAACATCGATCTGTCCGCGGCCGAGATCCAGCTGGTCAACGAGGTGGGCCGGGAACAGTCCCTGGGCCGGGCGCTCGCGGCGGTGCGCGATCGATACGACTACATCCTCATCGACTGCCAGCCCTCGCTCGGGCTGCTCACCGTCAACGCGCTGGCCTGCTCCGACGGGGTGATCATCCCGATGGAGTGCGAGTATTTCTCGCTGCGTGGCCTGGCGCTGCTCAACGACACCGTCGAGAAGGTGCGCGACCGGCTCAACCCGCGCCTGAGCCTGTACGGCATCGTGGTCACCATGTTCGACTCCCGGCTGCTGCATTCCCGCCAGGTGATGTCGCGTGTGGTCGAGGTCTTCGGTGACCTCGTCTACGACACCGCCATCTCGCGCACCGTGCGCTTTCCCGACGCCAGCGTCGCGGGCGAGCCGATCACCACGTGGGCGCCGAAATCGGCGGGCGCCGAGTCGTATCGGGCGATGGCACGCGAAGTCATCCACCGGTCTGGCCGGTGATCGACGCAGTACCCGAGGTGCACGAGGCTCCCGAACACGCGGCTCCCGCCGCCGAGAACACCGGTTTCCACCTGCGGCTGAAGAACTTCGAAGGGCCGTTCGACCTGCTGCTGCAGCTGATCAGCTCGCGCAAGCTGGACGTCACCGAGGTGGCGCTGCATCAGGTCACCGACGAGTTCATCGCCTACACCAAGGCGCTGACCGCCGAACTCGCCGGGAACACCAAGCTGCGCGCCGACAAGATCCTCGACCAGACCACCGAATTCCTCGTCGTCGCCGCGACCCTGCTCGACCTCAAGGCGGCCCGGCTGCTGCCGTCGGGGGAGATGACCGACGCCGACGACCTGGAACTGCTCGACGCCCGTGACCTGCTGTTCGCCCGGCTCCTGCAGTACCGCGCGTTCAAGCAGGTCGCCGAACTGCTCGCCGAACTGGAAGCCGCCGCGCTGCGCCGGTACCCGCGTTCGGTCGCGCTCGAGGAACAGTTCGAGGGACTGCTGCCCGAGGTGACCCTGGGCGTGGACATCGCCGCCTTCGCGCAGATCGCGGCGGCCGCGTTCCGGCCGCGCCCGGTGGCCCAGGTGGGGCTGGCGCACCTGCACATGCACACCATCTCGGTGGCCGAGCAGGCCGAACTGGTGCTGGCCCGGCTCAAGGAACGCGGTCCCGGCGGCTGGACCACCTTCGCCGAACTGGTCGAGGACTGCACGGTGCCGGTGGAGATCGTCGCCCGATTCCTGGCGTTGCTCGAGTTGTACCGCGGCAAGACCATCGCCTTCGACCAGCCCGATCCGCTCGGTCCGCTGGCCGTGAGCTGGCTCGGCGAACTGGATCCCGACGCCGAGGCCGCGGCGTTGACGTTCGAGGAGGACTACGGATGATCACCCCGAGCCCGGCGGCGGTCGACCACGCGGCGGCCGCGATCAGCCGAGGAGGCGCAGCATGACCGAGACAGTGGCGGAGTTCACGTCCGAGCCGTTGGACGAGGCCGAATTGCGCGCGGCGCTCGAGGCGATGCTGCTCGTCGTCGACGCTCCCGCGCCGGTAGAACAGCTGGCCGCGGCGCTGGACGACACCGCGGAGCGGGTCCAGGCCACGCTGCGGACGATGTCGGCGGAGCTGACCGCCCGGGGCAGCGGCATCGACCTGCGTTTCGTCGGCGACGGCTGGCGCTTCTATACTCGACAGGAGTACGCGCCCTATGTCGAGCGTGTACTGCTCGACGGGGCCCGGACGAAGCTCACCCGGGCCGCCTTGGAGACCTTGGCGGTGATCGCCTACCGCCAGCCGGTGACCCGGACCAGGGTCAGCGCGGTCCGCGGGGTGAACGTCGACGGAGTGATGCGCACACTGCTGGCCAGAGGCCTGATCACGGAAGCGGGTCAGGACTCCGACACCAACGGCACGCTGTACCGCACCACCGAGTTGTTCCTCGAACGGATCGGGCTCGCCTCCCTCGGCGACCTGCCACCGCTGGCGCCGCTGCTTCCCGGCGTCGACCTGATCGACGAGATCAGCGAGAGCCTGGAGACCGATCCACGGTTCACCAGGCTGCAGAAACCGGCCGAGTCCGACATGGACCTCGGCACCGACGATTGACAGGACAGATGAATAATTCCGCTCGCCGAGATGGCACACCGGATCGAAGAAAACGCACCGACCAGCCCCGTAGCGGCGCGAACCGGACCGCGGCTCCCCGCGGCGGCACCGCGCGCACCGGGCAGGGCGGAACCCGCGGCGAGGCCCCCGGCCGCCGCGGCGCGAGCGCAGGTGGCTTCCAGCGCGACAGCGGCCGCCGCGGCACCTCCGCGGGTGGCTTCC
It encodes the following:
- the scpB gene encoding SMC-Scp complex subunit ScpB encodes the protein MTETVAEFTSEPLDEAELRAALEAMLLVVDAPAPVEQLAAALDDTAERVQATLRTMSAELTARGSGIDLRFVGDGWRFYTRQEYAPYVERVLLDGARTKLTRAALETLAVIAYRQPVTRTRVSAVRGVNVDGVMRTLLARGLITEAGQDSDTNGTLYRTTELFLERIGLASLGDLPPLAPLLPGVDLIDEISESLETDPRFTRLQKPAESDMDLGTDD
- a CDS encoding ParA family protein is translated as MGPTGRPLRLVPEPPQVQRHGDALVVAMCNQKGGVGKTTSTINLGAALAEYGRRVLLVDLDPQGALSAGLGVAHHDLDLTVHNLLIGGKATVDDVLQTTKVEGMDLLPSNIDLSAAEIQLVNEVGREQSLGRALAAVRDRYDYILIDCQPSLGLLTVNALACSDGVIIPMECEYFSLRGLALLNDTVEKVRDRLNPRLSLYGIVVTMFDSRLLHSRQVMSRVVEVFGDLVYDTAISRTVRFPDASVAGEPITTWAPKSAGAESYRAMAREVIHRSGR
- the xerD gene encoding site-specific tyrosine recombinase XerD, which gives rise to MLAREIDAYLDHLTVERGAARNTLGAYRRDLARYRNFLDGRGIASLGAVAQGDVAEFTMALRAGGEDHPPLAAGSVARALIAVRGLHRFAAAEGITDTDVAHAVKPPAPGRRLPKALPYDQVLRLLEAAGGEGDAGGADGGPRGLRDRALLELLYSTGARISEMVGLDVDDIDAEQRCVVLRGKGGKQRLVPIGRPALAAVDAYLVRGRPTLAASGKGSAGALFLNARGGRLSRQSAWQVLQTAAERAGIGAAVSPHTLRHSFATHLLDGGADVRVVQELLGHASVTTTQIYTLVTVSTLREVWATAHPRAR
- a CDS encoding segregation and condensation protein A; amino-acid sequence: MIDAVPEVHEAPEHAAPAAENTGFHLRLKNFEGPFDLLLQLISSRKLDVTEVALHQVTDEFIAYTKALTAELAGNTKLRADKILDQTTEFLVVAATLLDLKAARLLPSGEMTDADDLELLDARDLLFARLLQYRAFKQVAELLAELEAAALRRYPRSVALEEQFEGLLPEVTLGVDIAAFAQIAAAAFRPRPVAQVGLAHLHMHTISVAEQAELVLARLKERGPGGWTTFAELVEDCTVPVEIVARFLALLELYRGKTIAFDQPDPLGPLAVSWLGELDPDAEAAALTFEEDYG
- a CDS encoding NUDIX domain-containing protein — protein: MSQPGSHTFETVASRVLYSGAIVALRQDQVAMPDGRIAEREVVEHHGAVAVLALDDDGNVVLIRQYRHPIGTRLLELPAGLLDIDGEDPLTAAKRELAEETGLAAAEWAVLVDVALSPGFTDEALRVFFATGLTPTDRPDPEHEEADLELVRMPVAEAVRAALAGEIVNATAVAGVLAYAAAVASGVAMRPADAPWPGQPTAFLRRKAAEAAAPDAPA